Below is a genomic region from Flavobacterium ginsengisoli.
TAGAAGTTTTTATTTCAACGTTCAATTATCACGATGCGATTATAAATCTTATCATGGTCATTATGCTGATGTTGTTTATTGCATTTGCCAATCCAAATCGTTCCAAATATTATACTTCTTTTTGGGTAGAAAGTGTACCTATTTTTTGGTGGTTGATGATTCTTTATCTGTAAAAATATTTATGGCGTGCCCCCGATAATGCAAGCGGGCAAAATTACTTTGCGCTTATTCGCCCGCCTGTATTATCGGGGTCGGGCTATCCGCGCTACTTCGGTAGCCAGCTCCTATCCCTCACGCAACCGTAAAACGAGAAGATTCATTTTCAAAAGAAAATTTTATGAATTATTAAATTTTGGATTGCTCCAGCTTTAGCTGGAGGTAAAAAAAGTCTTCAATAAGGGTTTTAACTAAATGACAAAGTTTGGCTAACGCCAAGAAACAATCTGTCATAATTTATCCTCCAGCTAAAGCTGTAGGCAATTAAAATGTTTTTTTGAAATCTGCTCAAATCTGCTAAATCTGCGAGAGAAAATTATTTGGTTTTCTGTTCCGCCAAAGCTTTATTCAAATCTGCTTTAGCCTCATTTAGCTTTTTCCTTTTTTTGTCGATTTTTTCTTTGCTTTCATTGTCTTTAATAGCTTTGTTCAACTCGGCTGTTCTTTCATTTACTTCTTGCTGTTTCTCTTTTACTTTTTTGTCAAGATCTTTATTCACTGTTTTTGTAGTGCAGTTTTTCTTGGTTTGCGCAATAGCCTTTTCAACACCTTTTATCTGATTTTGATTTCCAGCTTTTTTCGCAGTGACTAATTTTGTATTTAATTCACATAATTTTCTTTCGCATCCTTTTAAAGTGGTGCAGTTACTTTGAGAAAATCCAACAAAAGAAATGGTAAAAAGAAGTATAGTTAATATCGTT
It encodes:
- a CDS encoding DUF1090 domain-containing protein, which gives rise to MKVKTILTILLFTISFVGFSQSNCTTLKGCERKLCELNTKLVTAKKAGNQNQIKGVEKAIAQTKKNCTTKTVNKDLDKKVKEKQQEVNERTAELNKAIKDNESKEKIDKKRKKLNEAKADLNKALAEQKTK